The Nitrospira sp. genome segment ATATCCCCTGAGCGATGCCTAGCACCAGATTACAGGCGGACCATCGGAGTCATTTACGTGACGGCGGGATGCGGTTCGGAGCTACCGAGCCGTTGGACAGTCATCAGAATCGGGACATTCTGGCGCAACGTCATGCCTGCCTCCGGCTGGATTGTTTGTTCTTCGACCGAGCGCAAACAAATTTTCGATGCCATGGTGGCCAAAATCAGCAGGCCTTCCAGCTCCGCAAAGGACTCTCCGAGGCAGCGGCGTCCACCGGCACCGAACGGGATATAACTGAACGGTGGGCGGGTGCGGTTAGCCGCTTCTGAAAACCGCTCAGGGTCAAATCGATCGGGATCAGGGAACCATCGCGCATTGCGGTGCAGGCTCCAGGGGCTGATGAACACCCATGCACCGGGCGGAAGCACCGCCCCGGATGGAAGTCGGTCCTCTCCATGGTTGACACGGGTGTGCAAGGTCCAGGCGGGAGGGTAGAGCCGAAGCGACTCGTCCCAGACCATTTTCGTATATCGTAGGCGCGGCACATCCGCGGCGGTTGGAAGGCGGTCACCGACAACCTCGCTCACTTCGCGAGTCAGTCGCTCCCGTACCGGCTGATGTTGCGACAGCAAAAACCAGGTCCAGGTGAGCGCATGAGCGGTGGTTTCGTGGCCGGCCAGCAAGAACGTCACAAGTTCGTCACGGATCTCTTCATCACTCAACGGGCGACCTTCTGCATCTGTTGCAGCGAACAACAGCGACAGCATGTCCTCATTACCTTGACGAGTTACCGTCCGTCTTTCGTCGATCAATCGGCGTATCATCGCCTCTATCGAGCGGAAACCACGGGTGAACCGGCGATGAAGTTTTGTCGGAACCCACAGAGGAGTTAAACTCGCCAGCAGAGAGTCATATTGTCGCTTGATCAAGCTTTGGCCGGCCGCGATGGTCTCCCGTATCGTCGTGGCTTCAGTACCGACTTCGAGTCCGAAGAGTAGACGCCAGATCACCGAGAGGGTGAGCTGTGCCATCGCCTGTCCGATATCGATCGTCGTTCCATCTTGCCACTGTCCCACGAGGTCGTGAGCCTTGCCCGTGATCAGGTCGGCGTAGGCCGTGACATGGTTTCCGTGAAAGAAGGGTAGGAACAGTCGCCGCTGACGATGATGGGTCTCGCCCTCCGTGTGGAGCACGCCCTGACCGAAGATGCGCGATTCGGCCGGGGCGACCGGAGCCTTCCGATAGTTGTCCTGATTCGTCACCAGCACATGCTTGACGTCGGCGGGATGGTTCAGTACATACATGGCGGCATCACGCTGCCGCAACAGCAGTTCGACGACAAGACCCATCGGGAGCTTGACTACGTCGCCGTAGGCCTGACAACGCAAGAGAAAATCGAGCGTGTCACGACGAAGTTCGGGGAAACATCCCCACCAGCGAGAGACCGGTGGACCGGAAAGGGTTGGTGCTGACATCGTCTGATCGATGATGTTGCCTACGCCGCGCTCATGAAAAATACCGTATGTCTGGTTGCCGCTGTCAGTGGGTTCGAGCTGGAACCTCTGCTTCCACTTTCATCTCCTCACGAATCGTGGACAGTGCGATCAAGGACAGCACGGCACAGAGACTGACATACCATCCAGGGGCAAACGCACTTCCGCTCCGCTCCATAATCACCGTGGCGATCAACGGTGCGGTGCCTCCGAACAGGGCCGAGGCAATATTGTAGGAAATCGAGAGGCCTGTGTAGCGGTGCGCGACTGGAAAGAGAGTCGCCACGATGGCAAAGAACGGCCCCATATAGGCCGACACGAACAGCGTAATGAGGACTTGGGCCGTGACGATCAGTGCAAGATGACCGCTGCTCAGCCAAGCGAAGAACGGAACTGTGCCGAGGGCAAGACCTGCGGCACCGGCGGCCAGTACCGATCGATGCCCGACTCGATCGGAGAGCTTGCCCATGAACGGAATCAGCATCGCCAACAGAGCCATGCACATCGTGTTGATCAGCAGTGTCGTTTCCATCGGAAGGTCGGTGACTTTGATCAGATAGCTGGGGAGAAACACATAGAAGATGTAGAACCCGACGCCATGTAACAGAACAAGACCAATCACTTGTAGAAGCGGCGCGCGGTGCGATACAAGCAACTCACGGACCGGTGACGAGGACACCACACCTTCTTGTTGCAGCCGTTCAAAAGCCGGCGACTCGGGAATGCGCTGCCGAAGATACCAGCCGACCAACGCGATCACACTTCCAGCCACGAACGGGATGCGCCATCCCCATTGCTGCAGTGCTTCCGATGAGAGGCTTGCAGTCGCCACGGTGCCGACAGCGGAGCCCAGCAGCGCACCGATCTGTGCACTGAACCCCGCCCAACTGCCGATGTAACCTCGCTCGGTCGACGACGCATGTTCAACGAGAAATGTGACCGAGCCGGTGAATTCGCCGCCGACGGACAGGCCCTGAAGAAAGCGAAGGGCTGTAAGCGCGAGCGGTGCGGCAAGACCGATCTGGACATAGGTCGGCAATAAGCCGACCAAGCAGGTGGGCAACGCCATCAGAATGATGGACCAGGCCAAGGCCGCGCGTCGTCCTCTGGTATCGCCCCAGTACCCGAACAGTAGCGCACCCAGTGGCCTGGCGAGAAAGCCGACGGCGAACACACCGAAGGTGGCGATTAACGACAACGACGGATCCGAAGCAGGAAAAAAGAGACGAGACAAGACCGGTGCGAAATATCCAAAGAGGGCAAAGTCATACCACTCCAGCACATTACCGATCGCACCGGCCAAGACCGTTCTCCGCAATGATTTTGGTCCGTCTGAACCCAAGAACAGGCACCCTCGTACAACAGGGCCACATTGCCGCGGCCACCATAGCATGAATGGATAGTCCGACGCCTGTGAGATGCTTTCACAGTGAGGCGGGGAGACCGGGTTGCTTCGTTTTCATCCCACCAAGTTGGTATCAACCTCACCGGCTCAACGATGGATACTGGTGGGGATCGCTCCGACCGCCAACATGGCAAAGCTACGTTGCATGGCTCTGACTCTCGTGAGGTAAGCTTTCACATCATGGTCACCGCAGCGCTGGTTGGCCAGGAGACGAAAGTTCCGCTTTGCGTAGTCACGGCCCGCCCCGGCACCGCAGAGATGGATGACCGCGGCCAGGTCCTGCTTCTGTTGGAACGTCGCCGGTCGATCTCCAACCGCTTTCGCTACGTGACGGTCAAGATAGGCGGCGGTCATCTCGATTGCGTGGCCCGGCATGACCCTGGTGTAGAGGCTGTTGAACCAGCAGGAGTTGAAGTTGTGCCAAGGCCCGTCTTCGACGACCACATGGTTGTGGATACAATAACGCTTCCCTTCTTGAAACGTGCCGTCGGTGATTTGCAACATGCCCACTGCCGTCGAGGCCGGTTGGTACCAGTCTAGGGGATTCGACGAGACGAATCTCCACCGCCAGTAGGTTCGCGCCACGGGATTACCGGACCCCTCGGCTTGGGCTAAGGCGGCGAGCAGTTCGGGTGTAATAATCGCTGTCGAATGTGCCTCAAACAACACGCCGTATTCTCGCCACGTTTCGCGGGGACTCTTCGTGAGCGCATTCTCCACCGGAAAGAACAATTCTGTCGGTTTGTAGAACGTGTGATAGGCCCAATTGATACCCAACAGGATCACGAAGAGAAGGAGTGCAGTGATTCCCAACCGCGTCATGGGTGGCGTTCGGCCGACGGCCCGGAGAAACAAGCAGAGATTCTGCCACTGCCGGTGAGCGAAGCGCGCCATCGACCTCAATGGATGAGGATGGCGGGGGCGAGGATGGGTGTGGCGGCGACGAGGCATGTCGGCAGAGTAACAGAAAACAGATGAATTCTTCCTGTCAGAGGTGGGGGGTGGATGGATGCAACAGTTCTGTGAGACGCTGAATGTGTGAACAATCTTGCATTGTAGCTTGGACGGCGTCAATATGGCCGAGACATGACTGACTCATCTCATCCACGGTGCGCATGTTTGTTTGTGGGAGGTTTGTATGCAACGACTTGCGGTCTTGAGTGTTGCGTTGGTGGTTCTCCTGATATCGCCATCTGTGTTTT includes the following:
- a CDS encoding cytochrome P450 codes for the protein MSAPTLSGPPVSRWWGCFPELRRDTLDFLLRCQAYGDVVKLPMGLVVELLLRQRDAAMYVLNHPADVKHVLVTNQDNYRKAPVAPAESRIFGQGVLHTEGETHHRQRRLFLPFFHGNHVTAYADLITGKAHDLVGQWQDGTTIDIGQAMAQLTLSVIWRLLFGLEVGTEATTIRETIAAGQSLIKRQYDSLLASLTPLWVPTKLHRRFTRGFRSIEAMIRRLIDERRTVTRQGNEDMLSLLFAATDAEGRPLSDEEIRDELVTFLLAGHETTAHALTWTWFLLSQHQPVRERLTREVSEVVGDRLPTAADVPRLRYTKMVWDESLRLYPPAWTLHTRVNHGEDRLPSGAVLPPGAWVFISPWSLHRNARWFPDPDRFDPERFSEAANRTRPPFSYIPFGAGGRRCLGESFAELEGLLILATMASKICLRSVEEQTIQPEAGMTLRQNVPILMTVQRLGSSEPHPAVT
- a CDS encoding MFS transporter; translation: MAGAIGNVLEWYDFALFGYFAPVLSRLFFPASDPSLSLIATFGVFAVGFLARPLGALLFGYWGDTRGRRAALAWSIILMALPTCLVGLLPTYVQIGLAAPLALTALRFLQGLSVGGEFTGSVTFLVEHASSTERGYIGSWAGFSAQIGALLGSAVGTVATASLSSEALQQWGWRIPFVAGSVIALVGWYLRQRIPESPAFERLQQEGVVSSSPVRELLVSHRAPLLQVIGLVLLHGVGFYIFYVFLPSYLIKVTDLPMETTLLINTMCMALLAMLIPFMGKLSDRVGHRSVLAAGAAGLALGTVPFFAWLSSGHLALIVTAQVLITLFVSAYMGPFFAIVATLFPVAHRYTGLSISYNIASALFGGTAPLIATVIMERSGSAFAPGWYVSLCAVLSLIALSTIREEMKVEAEVPARTH
- a CDS encoding transglycosylase SLT domain-containing protein, whose translation is MARFAHRQWQNLCLFLRAVGRTPPMTRLGITALLLFVILLGINWAYHTFYKPTELFFPVENALTKSPRETWREYGVLFEAHSTAIITPELLAALAQAEGSGNPVARTYWRWRFVSSNPLDWYQPASTAVGMLQITDGTFQEGKRYCIHNHVVVEDGPWHNFNSCWFNSLYTRVMPGHAIEMTAAYLDRHVAKAVGDRPATFQQKQDLAAVIHLCGAGAGRDYAKRNFRLLANQRCGDHDVKAYLTRVRAMQRSFAMLAVGAIPTSIHR